Part of the Leptolyngbya sp. 'hensonii' genome, CGCAGACAATGGTCCAGGAATCCCTGCAAGCCTGCAATCGCGGGTCTTCGATCCTTTCTTCACCACCAAGGCGATCGGCAAGGGAACGGGGCTGGGCTTATCGATCAGCTACCAGATTGTGACCGAAAAACACAATGGCAAAATGTGGTGTGATTCGATACCAGAAAAAGGGACCAAATTTGTGATTGAAATCCCGATTCATCAGCCTAAATTGATACCTGATTAAAACGACGGGGGTTCAATCACCTTTAGGTTTGGCACTGGTCTTCCAATGAAGGATTAAGGCAAGCCCTCTCTGAATGAGGAGTTCTTGCACGGACAAAGGACAATTGCAGAACTGCTGGGGTAGTGCTTTTGGCCAACCCCAAATGAGGGTGCACCCGGCCAAAGGCTCGTCCCGTGGCCCGAATCCCTACCCCCTCAGTTTTATCAGTCCTCCTTTAGAAGACCAGGGCCAGAATCATCGCCCTTTTGAAAGAGACTCAAGAATCCAGCCATAATTGAATCAGTAAACCTACTGATTCGATCGTCCTCCCCATGAAAAGGTTATCGCTGGTTGTGGCGTTTCTGCTGGGATTGTGTCTGGTCCTACTGCCGATCGGAATCGATCAATGGAGCGCTTCCCAGGCTCCAGCAGTGGCAGCCCAAAAACGGCCCGTTGCCAAAGTTCCCTCGCGCAAGAAACCAGTTGTGCCGGTGGGCGATCGTACCCCTAAAAAGCCAGTTCAACCGAAGAAGGAAGTCGTGCCTCCCGGTCAGCAGCCCTTTGCTCAAACGATTCGGGGGCTGAAGAAGCAGGAGGGGCTGTTCACGGTTTACCAGAATTTGAAGACGAACAAGCTCCTGGTGGAAATTAAGCCAGAACAACTAAACGTCAACTTCCTCTGGACGACGACCCTGGAATCGGGAATTGGGGAACGGGGCATTTACAGTGGTCTGCCGATCAGTGATTTCCTGTTTTACTTCCGGCGGGTGAATAACTCCCTACAACTGACGGTCCGGAATGTGAACTTCCGGGTACGTCCGGGAGATCCCCTGCAGCGATCGATCAATCGCTCCTTCAGCGATTCCGTCCTCTATGCCCTGCCGATCCGCAGTACCCATCCCCAGCGCAAAACCCTGCTGGTGGACCTTTCTGCCGTGCTGTTGAGTGACTTTCCTGGCCTCTCCCCCGATCTTTCCCGCTTGCTGGGTGCCTCCTACACGGTGGATCCCAGCAAATCCTATTTGGGGCAAGCCAGGGCGTTTCCGCTCAATGTGGAACTGGAATCGATTTATAACTTTTCGTCCTCTGGGGGTGGTCGAGCAGTGGAGACCCTGCCGGACAGTCGGGCTTTGACTTTGCGGGTGCGGTATAGCCTGTCCCATCTGCCGCAGCAGAATGATTATCAGCCACGGCTGGCAGACGATCGGGTTGGTTATTTCATTACCGCTTACCAGGATTTCTCCAACGATAACCGACGGGAACCTTTTGTACGCTACATCAACCGCTGGCATCTGGAAAAGCAAGACCCAACGGCACCCCTCTCCCCGCCTAAGAAGCCGATCAAATTCTGGATTGAGAATACCGTACCGCTGGAATACCGGGAATCGGTGCGGGATGGCATTCTCATGTGGAACAAGGCTTTTGAAAAAATTGGGTTTCAAGATGCGATCGTCGTAGAGCAGATGCCCGATGATGCGACCTGGGATCCGGCAGATATTCGCTACAACACGATTCGCTGGTTTAACTCCCTGGATGCCACCTTCGCGATGGGACCGTCCCGGGTCAACCCCCTGACTGGACAAATTCTGGATGCCGATATCATTGTGGATGCCAGCTTTATCCGGTTTATTAAACAGGAAGCCCAGATTTTTGCCGAAGGAGGGGGGAATCAGGAAAACAACACCCTGCCTCAACTGGTGCAAAATGGGGCCATGTGCAGCTATCGTCCGATTCCTCCTCGTCTGCTTCCGGCAACCGCCCCAACTCCAGAGGTGACACAGCCTTCCTTCCTGCGGAAAGCCGCTGAGGATTATGACCTCTGTTACAGCACGGATATGCTCCGGCACTTCGCGACGGGTTCTCTGGGGGTGGCTTTCCTGGGAAATGTGTCGCCCAGCAGTAGGGACATGCAAGAGTACCTGCAGCAGTTTCTCAAGTCTCTGATTGCTCATGAGGTAGGCCACACTCTGGGACTGCGACACAATTTCCATGCCAGTGCCATGCTGAAACCGGAGGAGCTGAACGATCGTCAGATTACCCGTACCAGGGGGCTGGTCAGCTCGGTGATGGACTATGTGCCCCCGAACCTGGCCCCGAAAGGGACCAAGCAAGGGGACTACTACACCACGGTTGTCGGCCCCTATGATGAATGGGCGATCGAGTATGGCTACCGCCCGATCGAGGGCGCAACGGTACCCCAGGCTGAACTACGGACGCTGGAGAAAATTGCCCAGCGTGCCCCGGAGCCGGATCTGGCCTATGCAACGGACGAGGATTTGTTTTCGTTTCTGGATCCGGATGTGAACCTGTTTGATCTGAGTGGAGATATGGTGACCTATTCTCGCTGGCAGATGGAGAATGCACGGGAGATGTGGAACCGCCTGGAGAAACGCTATCCGATTCGAGGAGAGAGCTATACCGAAGCAAGGAATGTCTTTGACACCATTCTGTTCCAGTACTTCAATTACGCTACGGCGTTGCCCCAGTACATCGGAGGCCAATCCTTTAGCCGCAGTCATGCCGGTGATCCCGAGGGTCGGCTACCATTTCAGCCTGTGCCCTTGGCACAACAACGGCAAGCCCTGACAGTGATCCAGAAATATGTCTTTGATGAAACGGCCTTTCGCTTCTCTCCAGATCTGTTGAATAAGCTGGCACCCTCCCGCTGGCGGCACTGGGGGAGTGATATTCCCCTTTTCAGGCTGGATTACCCCATCTACGAGCGGGTCTTCATGCTACAGCGTTTTGTTCTGGCTGATCTGTTCTCCCGCGATCGGCTGGCTCGCCTGCGGGACAGTGAGCTGAAAGCCAGACCAGGGGAAACCTTGACCCTGCCAGAACTGTTTGATACCCTGCAAACCGACATCTGGCGAGAAGTGGTGCAACCGGGGGAGGCTCCGCTACAACTCTCCAGCCTGCGGCGGGCTCTACAGCGGGAGTATCTGGAAACCTTGAGCGACATGGTGTTGCGGGCCTATACGGTTCCGGATGATGCCCGCACCCTGGCCTACTACCACCTGAAGCGCTTGCAGGATAATCTCAGCCGCAGCCTCAAACGTTCAGATCTGGATATTTACACTCGAGCCCACTTCGAGGAGAGCCGCGATCGGATTACTAAAACCCTGAATGCCGAGTTGAAAACTCGTTGAGCCTTCAGGGACTGGGGGCGGAACATTCCGTTGCAATCTCGGGCGATTTTGATAGCGATCGCATAGAATAGCTCACGACAAGCCAGGACTGGGCAATATCCAGGCTCAGTTCCACTTAAGGGTCGGCCCGTCGTGTGAGGAGCAACATCAGGAATGGAATTACTGGCATACCAGCATGCAGCCTTGCTGTACGAGGCTTATGTGTCTGAACTGCATCGTCGTTCGAGCAATGGCAAAAAGCCTGTCAGTAAAAAGCGGCGGGGGAAGCCACGATCGCAGTCACTTTCCCGGTCAACCGCCTCAAAGACGCTACATTCCCTCCTTCTTTCCCTGGCTCTGATGGTGGGGTTCTCCCAAAATACTCTGGCCGCCCTCAGTCGGGGCAGTCGGGGACCGGCGGTAACGGCACTGCAATTGAACCTGAAGAATGCGGGCTACGATCCAGGTCGTATTGACGGCGTTTTTGGCTCTGGAACTGAGCGGGCTGTCCGGCGATTTCAGCGTGATCGGGGCCTGCCCTCTGACGGCATCGTGGGTCGGCAGACAGAAGCAGTTCTGACCGGTGGGAGTAGCAGCAGTGGAGGCACGAGCGGTAGTTCCCGACCCCCCTCAGGAATTTCGTCCAGCCGCACCCGAGAACTCCAGCGACTCCTTGCCAACCAGAGGTGTTATAGTGGGCCGATCGATGGGATTTATGGCCCCCAAACCAATGCTGCAGTTATCCGGGCACAAAGGGCGTATGGGCTGGTTGAAGATGGAGTTCCTGGCCCAGCAACCCTGGCCGCCCTGCGGGGTTCTCGCTGTCGCTGCCTATAAGAGCGATATTCCCTGATCCCGAAAAATTATCTTGACAGTTGCAACTGTTAGAGTTACAACTGTAGTATGGCAACGTTAAAGCAATTTTCAGAACTCAATCCCTCCTGGTCACTGGACGAATTTGTGCAGACGTTAAACACGCTCCTGCCCCAATTTCTGCCTGCCCAAAAAGCCCATTCTCGGGTGCGAGAAGAGGTGACTCCCCGTCTGGTCCGCTATTACGCTGCCCAGGGATTGCTCGACGAAGCTTTGAAAGAAGGACGGGAAGCCCGCTATACCTACCGTCATCTCCTACAGATGCTGGTGGTTCGGAGGCTGTTGACGGAAGGATATGGGGCCAGTGCCATCAATACCCTGACAACTGCCAGGAGTAATGCGGAACTAGAAGCCCTTTTGGAAGGGGGGATGCAACTGACGGTGACTACGGCCAATCCTGCCTTAGCTTATCTCCAAGAGATTCAGCAGAGACAGGGGATGCCTGCTCCCCAAGTACTTGCTGTTCCTGCCCAGCCTTCTTCCCAGATCTCCTTGCCTACTAATCGATGGATCCGGCTGGAAGTGTTGCCGGGTCTGGAGGTGCATGTGCGGGAAGATTTCACGATTCCCACCAGTCCACAAGAGCAGCAAAACCTGCTGCAACACATTCTGCAAAAACTCTCTACTCTGATTCAAAAGCGGAGGCCATCCCGATGAATGCTCCCACCATCCAATTCATTCCCCTGCGTGAGGTTGTCAGCACCACCACATCAGCCACGCTGGACGTGCTGGTTAAGATTGTGCCCCCTGACCTGGACAGAACGCTGAAACGGCCTCCCCTCAATCTGGGCCTGGTGATTGACCGTTCCGGATCGATGCAGGCGGCGAATAAGATTAATTTTGCCAGAGCAGCAGCCTGTTATGCCGTGGAACAGTTGCTGCCCCACGATCGGGTCAGTGTCACCATTTATGACGATCGGGTTGAAACCCTGGTGCCTAATAGTCTGGTTTTGCACAAAGCGCTGATTATGAAGCAGATCCGGCAAATTAAACCCAGAAATATGACAGCACTCCATGCTGGTTGGGTTGAAGGCGGGGTGCAGGTCAGCCAGCATCTGAAGCCAGAGCAGATGAATCGAATTATTCTCTTATCGGATGGTCTGGCGAATGTGGGGGAAACCAATCCGGATGTGATTGCCAGTGATGTCCGAGGGCTGGCACAGCGGGGGGTCAGCACTACCACCATGGGAGTGGGCAATGACTACAATGAAGACCTGCTGGAAGGCATGGCTGTCAGTGGGGATGGCAACTACTACTACATTGAATCGGCTGAGCAACTGCCGGATATTTTTGAGATTGAGTTGCAGGGGCTGGTGGCAACTGTGGGACGGGCCGTGACCCTGAGCGTGGAACCCCTGGGACGAGTCGAACTGCTGGATGTTTTGAACGATCTGGATGTGGACCGTCATGGCTACTTGAAATTACCTAACCTGCTTCTGGGCAATCCGTTCAATCTGGTGTTGCGGTTGAAGGTTCCTCCGCAGTCTGCTAGTTCCTCGATCGACCTCTGCGGATTTTCCCTCTCCTGGGACGATCCAGCGCTACCCGAACGGCAAATGTTGCGGGCGATGTTGCAACTTCCGGCAGTCAGTGCGGCTGAACTGGATGAGTTTCCGTTCAATCTGGAGGTGCGGCGATATACGGCGCTGCTGATGTCTGCCAGGGCTAAACGGGAAGCTGTCCAGAGATTGGATGAAGGTAACTATGGAGCAGTCAGTGATCTTTTTGTCGCTACCCGATCGCAACTGTCTGAGGTGCCTTCTTCACCAGAGATTGAGCAGGAACTGCAATCCCTGGATGCCCTAGAAGCAGACTTACAAGCACAGGACTATGGGAGACTGCGTAAAAGTTCTCACTACGAAGCCATGTCACGCGGCTCGGTCTCTAGTGAAGAACAATTGCAACACTACTACGCACAAAAGCTGGGAGCGATTGACAAGAAACAGAAGGATCTGAATCACCGAATTTTAGTGGTTCAGGGAGACATTATCTATCAGCAAGTGGATGCGATCGTTAACACCACTGATGCCAATCTCACCGGCACAGGCAATGAGGTTGCAGCGGCAATTCACCGGGCTGCGGGTCCGGCTCTGGAGGAAGCCTGCCGTCTTCTCAAGGGCTGCAAGATTGGGGAAGCTAAATTGACCAAAGGGTATAACCTGCCTGTTCACCATATTCTGCACACTGTTGCTCCCCTATGGCAGGGGGGAGGGCAGGGAGAAGAAAAGTTACTGGCTCAATGCTATCGGAGTTGCCTGGAGCTGGCGGCCCAGAACAACTGCCAGTCGATCGCCTTCCCTGCGATCGGCTGCGGAGCCTTGGGTTTCCCGGCTGAGATCGCGACTCAAGTGGCTTTTGCCGTCGTCACTGACTTCCTCAAAACCCATTCGCTCCCTGACAGAGTCGTTTTTGTCTGTTTCGACTCAGGGATCTATGCCAGTTATCTGGCTCGATCCTGAGTTGTCCTCGGCGGAGCAGTTTAGTTATTTATTTTCCGGAGTAAAATAGGGTAATCAGTCCTTCATGTTAGTGAACTCAAACGATCGCAGAAAGTGAACGTAAAAGTGAATCCGCACCACCCGATTAATCAGGGATGCTAAGACTCAAAGGAATACTTCTTCCTCTTCTATGACCCTGAGCCCCAAATTTGCATTTGACAGAGATAATACAGGATACTACATTAATAATACGATCGTGATGGGGAACCTGCGGCGTAGGGCTTGATATCGATTCCAGGTGAGTATTCATGATGGATAGCTATCGGCTAACTCATTAGGACAGGGAGAGGAGGACCCTTTGCACCCCGTCTCATCCAAGTGACTACTGCTATATCTACCCAAAGGCTCCATATGCAGGACCGGAGGGAAAACCATGGGTTGCAATCACCCATGGCACGGGTATGGAAATTAGGACCTCTTGCTCATCACCAATGTCAACTTTTGTAACGGATCTCATAGGTTTTCAGTGCCGGCCTGACAAACCTCCAGAGTCTCATCTATGGAGAGCGAACAATGCTTTACTTGATTCAGGGGATTTCCGCCAAAACCACTTTCGCCATCCTGGTCGGGCTGCTGACAATCGTGATGCTTCTTGCCATTAGTATCACTGCTGAATGCAATGCCGCAACTGCGATGCCTTGTGCCGCAGGGTCAATCCAAAAGACCGCTCCGCAGGCGCAACCCCCTATCAACGATGGTCCTAAGGGCAGTCGCTAAAGAGATCTCCTGGTCGTTAAAGAGATCCACTTCATCTGAATTGTTATTGCATATACCCTGATGGGTCAGAAGTATGACAGGATGAAAATTAGTTCTGTCAAGCCCTGCTATGGATGAACTGAATGACCGTCTGTATCAACTCATCCTGGAAACCTGTGTGCATCCACCCGGAAGTCTCAATCGGCAGAAGGGCCTGAGCCAGTTGATTGAGCTGATTCAGCGATCGCAAAAATTATGGCGGGATACCATTGCAGACTATGAGGATGCGCTGCAGCAGACCTGGCTCTACTTCTGCCGCAATCTCTGTGAGGCAACCACTGGTGAAGCCTATGATCCAGCAAGGGCTACGGTCATCACCTGGATGAACAGCCATCTCAAATGGCGACTGCAAGATTTGCGCCAGCAAGCAATGGCAAGCCTGACAAAAAAAGCTTTTAGCGAAAGTTCAGAATCAGACGAGGGGTTTGATCTGATCGGTGACCTACGTGCTCCCCCCATACCTCCCCCAATTCTGGAAGAGGTGCTGGATTGGGTGGAGCGAGAAGCCAGCCAACTGCGGCGTATCCATGTCCGCGATCGTCCCGACGTGAATGCCCAGATGTTGATTCTGCGACGGTTGCCCCCAGCAACGTCCTGGGATAAACTGGCGGCAGAATTTCGCGTCCCAGTTGCGACTTTAAGTGGCTTTTATCAGCGCGAATGCTTGCCCAGACTGCTTAAATTTGGCAAATCTCAGGGATATTTGGAGGAGCGATGATGCAATCCATCGATAGTCCCTTGGGATCGATCGCCATCCCATTGACCCAAACCAATCGCCAGATGGCAGAAAGGTTTGCCTCTCAACAACCGACACCGGAGAAAGCAGCTCAGGCCCACCGGAATCTCCTGGCTGTTCTGGCCGTCAACACCTACCTGGAGATGCTGGGGATCGCCACCAATCTCCAGGGAAGTTATAGCTGGAATCCCATCGGACAACTGGCAGCCGATATTGCCGATTTGAAGTTACCCGGAAAAGGCCATCTGGAATGCCGTCCGATCGCACCCGACGAGTTGCACTGTTCAATTCCCGCCGAGGTCTGGAAAGACCGCATCGGCTATGTCGTAGTCCGAATGGCAGAGACCCATCGGGAGGCGACCCTGCTGGGCTTTGTTCCAACTGTGGGGGAACGATCGCGCCTGCCCCTGAGTCAGTTGCAATCCCTAGATCAGTTTTTGGAATATCTGCACCAACCCTTTCCGGTCCTGACCCGTCTGCATCAATGGTTTGACCAGGTGTTTGAGATCGACTGGCAGGCAATGGAAGAGGTGCTAACGCCTACTCAAACCTCCCTGGCGTTGCGATTCAGAGGCACCTCGCTAGAGCCAGCCCCCGAATTTCCAGAGGGAGCGATCAGACGCGCCAGGGTGTTTAATCTGGACATCCAACTGGCTGGTGATCTGAGGGACAGTACAGTCCACCAGGTTGCGCTCGTCGTGGAACTGGCCCCAGAACCAGATGGACAAATCAACATTCTGCTGCAAGTCCATCCGATCGCAACACCCCACCTGCCCCCTGACCTGCGGTTGATTATTCTAAATCCTGCAGAGCAGGTTCTGTGGGAGGTAAAATCCCGTAGTTCAGATAATATTATTCAATGGAAGTTGCAAGGCGAATCTGGGGAGCCATTCAAAGTTCGGATTGCTTTGGGAGACGCAAGCGTGACTGAGCAGTTTGTGATTTAGGGATTGTTATTGACCATTAGTCATTGGTCCTGAACTTGATCGTTGGGTTATTCATCCACAAGCTATATCTCAGTCCTCATCATTCAAATGACTAATGACCAATGACTAATGGCTAGAGCACAATATGGATAAGCGGATCATCTTTGAATTTCGAGAGGGGAGCTTTGGGCAGGGGTTTGCCGTTAGACTCCGGCTGGTGGAGGAGGGCCGCTCCGTGGCCGAAATTTCCGGTAGCCTACCCCCAGACTCAGCCATACCTAACCTATTTGAGCAGTGGCAATCGACGTATCAACGCCATGATCATGCCCGCCGTCTCACTGCTCAGCCCATTGTGACCAATATCGACATTCACGAGTATCACAGAGCCTGCAACGCTGCAGCTCACACCTTACAGCAACGCTTCAATCTCTGGCTGGGCCAGCTCCAGCCTCCCCGGATGCGGGATACCATCCTCCGCCAGGTAAAAGAGTCGGAGCCGGTGCGGGTGATTGTGCAAACCCAGCATGCCCTATTGCGACGTCTGCCCTGGCATAGCTGGGATTTGTTTGAGCACAATTACCGTCATGCTGAAATTGCCCTGAGTACAGAGAATTTTGACCGTCGTCCGCTCCAACCCTTCAAGGGAAAGGTCCGGATTCTGGCAATTCTGGGGAACAGTGATGATATTGATGTGGAGGCCGATCGCAAAATTCTGGAGCACCTGCCCGGTGCTGAGGCGGTGTTTCTGGTCGAACCCACCCGGCAACAGTTTAATGAAGCATTGTGGGATGAACGGGGCTGGCAGATCCTGTTTTTTGCCGGACACAGCGCCAGTGATGGGACTGGGGAAATAGGACATCTCCAGATTAACCGGACGGAGCAACTGACCATTCCTGATCTGCGTCATGCCCTCAGACATGCGATCGATCGGGGATTACAACTGGCAATGTTTAACTCCTGCGATGGGCTGGGCTTAGCCCACAATCTGGCCGATCTGCACCTGCCCCAGATGATCGTGATGCGGGAGCCAGTGCCCGATCGAGTGGCTCAGGAATTTCTCAAGTATTTTCTCACTGCTTTTTCTAGAGGCAGCGCCCTATCGGTGGCGATGCGTCAGGCGAGGGAGCAGTTACAGGGGCTGGAAGGACATTACCCCTGTGCGACCTGGCTGCCCATCCTCTGCCAGAATCCGACGGTGGAAATCCCCCTCACCTGGCCCAGAAGACTGTCTGGCAGAACCCTGGGCTATCTGGCGGCAGGAGCGGCAGGGATTGCCATCCTGGCTGGCCTGACATTTTGCGGCAAGCCCTTTCCGGTGGTGCAGAACAAGCCGCCGACTTTAATAATCCCCCCAACTCCTTTGGCCCAAGATCTGGATCGTCGCTTTAGCCTGGGAGAACGGGTTCTGGTCACGGCCAATCAGACTTCGGAAAAACTGGCAGCGACGGAAGCATTCGGTAAGCAGGATTATGCAACGACGATCGCCAAGCTCAAGCTCTCCCTCCAGGCTGAGCATAATGATCCAGAGGCCCTCATCTACCTCAACAATGCCCAGGCTGCAGAGCGGGGCAAGTACTATCGTGTGGCCGTGACCACGCCGATCGGGGGCAACCGAGGTGTGGCCCTGGAGATCCTGCGGGGGGTGGCCCAGGCCCAGGACGAGGTGAATCGTCGGGGTGGCCTGGATGGTCATCTGTTGCAGGTGCAGATTGTCAACGATGATAATAATCCAGCGTTAGCCGCTCAGGCTATTGCCCCCAGATTGATTGAAGACCCAGCTATCCTGGCGGTGATTGGCCACAATGCCAGTGAGGTCTCGCTTCAGGCTGCGCCGGTCTATCAAAAAGGGGGACTGGTGATGATGTCCCCCACCAGTGGGGCGAAAGAACTCTCTGGCCTGGGAGACTATATTTTCCGCACCGTGCCTTCGGTCAAAATTGATGCCGCTAATCTCTCACGCTATGCCCTGAAAACAGCACGAAAAACCAAGTTTGCGGCCTGTGTCGATTCCCTCTCGCCCTACAGCACCTCGATTCAACAAGAGTTTTTCGAGGCGGTGTTGCAGGATGGGGGCCTGGTCAGTAAAGTACCCTGTGATCTGTCCGATCCAACCTTTAATCCGGAAACGTTCCTGTCCCAGGCGATCGCTGATGGGGCGGATGGTCTCCTGCTGACGCCGTCAGTGGAGCGGGTGAACCAGGGGATTGAACTGGCCAAGCGGGCTAAGGGACGGATGGCCCTGTTTGGCGGTTCGACCATCTACATGTTTCAAACCCTGAATCTCTGTCGGGCGGATTGCAATGGCATGGTGCTGGCAATAGTTTGGCATCCCAGCGATGCCCCGTCCCAGTCCTATGTAACCCAGGCAACAAAATTATGGGGCGGAGCCGGGAACTGGCGCACAGCGATGGCCTATGATGCCACGATGGCGATCGTGAAAGCACTGGAAACCAGCTCCACCCGCATTCAGTTGCAACGGGCCTTGCGAGATCCCAACTTTGTCACTACAGGGGCCAGTGGTCGGATTCAGTTTCTGCCATCGGGCGATCGCAAGCGGGAACCGGGCGTGGGCATTCTGGTCCAGATTCGCCCTGACCCAAAATCCCCGATCGGCTATAACTTTGTCCCAATCCAGCCATAGCCTGTCTACCAGGAAGACTTTTGCATGGCGTTGAACGCCTCATCTACAGAAATCGCTCTTCCTACTACCCTCTCCTCAAACACTCCCCAAACGCCTCATGCTCCGGAGACTGCAACCCTTCCTGCAACATCGCTAGCACCCGTGCCATCTGATTGCTCAACAACGCTTCCACCGCCAGCCACAAGCCCGGAAATGCCCGACTGCGAAGGATGCCATCAACATCAGGAGACAGCAACTGATACTCTCCATCCGTCAGCCAAAACCACTCCAGTTGATTCTCGTAAGACTGCCAGATCACGTACTCCAACACCCCATTGCGGCGATACACCTGTTTCTTGCTGCCCCTATCAATCGCGGCACTACTGGTGGCAATTTCCACAATTAATTCTGGCGATCCTTCAATATAGCCATCAGGACTGATACGGGTCTGTCCACCCGCATTTGCTTCAATAAACAGCACGGCATCGGGTTGCGGCTCATTGTCTAAATCTAGCCTGACCGTTGGCGCATCGCTCAAATCCACACCGGTCGCCATTGCTTGGTAGACTCCCAGCCATGTCATGACTCGACTGTGGGGTTTGCCGTGCTGCTCATGCCGTAAGGGGGATGCCACGTAAACAATTCCTTCGATCAGTTCTGCTTTTTTAATGTGGGGAGATGCGGCGTATCGTCGCTCAAATTCAGGGCGGGTTAAACGATCTCCACTTTGCAGGGGAGGCTGGTTCCGCCCTTGATTGGGTTGCGTCTGAGGTGAATATGAACGAACCATCGTCCCAATTCCAGTGATTGCGGTACTACGATATCCCCTTCACAGT contains:
- a CDS encoding zinc-dependent metalloprotease, which encodes MKRLSLVVAFLLGLCLVLLPIGIDQWSASQAPAVAAQKRPVAKVPSRKKPVVPVGDRTPKKPVQPKKEVVPPGQQPFAQTIRGLKKQEGLFTVYQNLKTNKLLVEIKPEQLNVNFLWTTTLESGIGERGIYSGLPISDFLFYFRRVNNSLQLTVRNVNFRVRPGDPLQRSINRSFSDSVLYALPIRSTHPQRKTLLVDLSAVLLSDFPGLSPDLSRLLGASYTVDPSKSYLGQARAFPLNVELESIYNFSSSGGGRAVETLPDSRALTLRVRYSLSHLPQQNDYQPRLADDRVGYFITAYQDFSNDNRREPFVRYINRWHLEKQDPTAPLSPPKKPIKFWIENTVPLEYRESVRDGILMWNKAFEKIGFQDAIVVEQMPDDATWDPADIRYNTIRWFNSLDATFAMGPSRVNPLTGQILDADIIVDASFIRFIKQEAQIFAEGGGNQENNTLPQLVQNGAMCSYRPIPPRLLPATAPTPEVTQPSFLRKAAEDYDLCYSTDMLRHFATGSLGVAFLGNVSPSSRDMQEYLQQFLKSLIAHEVGHTLGLRHNFHASAMLKPEELNDRQITRTRGLVSSVMDYVPPNLAPKGTKQGDYYTTVVGPYDEWAIEYGYRPIEGATVPQAELRTLEKIAQRAPEPDLAYATDEDLFSFLDPDVNLFDLSGDMVTYSRWQMENAREMWNRLEKRYPIRGESYTEARNVFDTILFQYFNYATALPQYIGGQSFSRSHAGDPEGRLPFQPVPLAQQRQALTVIQKYVFDETAFRFSPDLLNKLAPSRWRHWGSDIPLFRLDYPIYERVFMLQRFVLADLFSRDRLARLRDSELKARPGETLTLPELFDTLQTDIWREVVQPGEAPLQLSSLRRALQREYLETLSDMVLRAYTVPDDARTLAYYHLKRLQDNLSRSLKRSDLDIYTRAHFEESRDRITKTLNAELKTR
- a CDS encoding peptidoglycan-binding protein, encoding MELLAYQHAALLYEAYVSELHRRSSNGKKPVSKKRRGKPRSQSLSRSTASKTLHSLLLSLALMVGFSQNTLAALSRGSRGPAVTALQLNLKNAGYDPGRIDGVFGSGTERAVRRFQRDRGLPSDGIVGRQTEAVLTGGSSSSGGTSGSSRPPSGISSSRTRELQRLLANQRCYSGPIDGIYGPQTNAAVIRAQRAYGLVEDGVPGPATLAALRGSRCRCL
- a CDS encoding MerR family transcriptional regulator, with amino-acid sequence MATLKQFSELNPSWSLDEFVQTLNTLLPQFLPAQKAHSRVREEVTPRLVRYYAAQGLLDEALKEGREARYTYRHLLQMLVVRRLLTEGYGASAINTLTTARSNAELEALLEGGMQLTVTTANPALAYLQEIQQRQGMPAPQVLAVPAQPSSQISLPTNRWIRLEVLPGLEVHVREDFTIPTSPQEQQNLLQHILQKLSTLIQKRRPSR
- a CDS encoding macro domain-containing protein, which produces MNAPTIQFIPLREVVSTTTSATLDVLVKIVPPDLDRTLKRPPLNLGLVIDRSGSMQAANKINFARAAACYAVEQLLPHDRVSVTIYDDRVETLVPNSLVLHKALIMKQIRQIKPRNMTALHAGWVEGGVQVSQHLKPEQMNRIILLSDGLANVGETNPDVIASDVRGLAQRGVSTTTMGVGNDYNEDLLEGMAVSGDGNYYYIESAEQLPDIFEIELQGLVATVGRAVTLSVEPLGRVELLDVLNDLDVDRHGYLKLPNLLLGNPFNLVLRLKVPPQSASSSIDLCGFSLSWDDPALPERQMLRAMLQLPAVSAAELDEFPFNLEVRRYTALLMSARAKREAVQRLDEGNYGAVSDLFVATRSQLSEVPSSPEIEQELQSLDALEADLQAQDYGRLRKSSHYEAMSRGSVSSEEQLQHYYAQKLGAIDKKQKDLNHRILVVQGDIIYQQVDAIVNTTDANLTGTGNEVAAAIHRAAGPALEEACRLLKGCKIGEAKLTKGYNLPVHHILHTVAPLWQGGGQGEEKLLAQCYRSCLELAAQNNCQSIAFPAIGCGALGFPAEIATQVAFAVVTDFLKTHSLPDRVVFVCFDSGIYASYLARS
- a CDS encoding DUF1822 family protein is translated as MMQSIDSPLGSIAIPLTQTNRQMAERFASQQPTPEKAAQAHRNLLAVLAVNTYLEMLGIATNLQGSYSWNPIGQLAADIADLKLPGKGHLECRPIAPDELHCSIPAEVWKDRIGYVVVRMAETHREATLLGFVPTVGERSRLPLSQLQSLDQFLEYLHQPFPVLTRLHQWFDQVFEIDWQAMEEVLTPTQTSLALRFRGTSLEPAPEFPEGAIRRARVFNLDIQLAGDLRDSTVHQVALVVELAPEPDGQINILLQVHPIATPHLPPDLRLIILNPAEQVLWEVKSRSSDNIIQWKLQGESGEPFKVRIALGDASVTEQFVI
- a CDS encoding ABC transporter substrate-binding protein, coding for MDKRIIFEFREGSFGQGFAVRLRLVEEGRSVAEISGSLPPDSAIPNLFEQWQSTYQRHDHARRLTAQPIVTNIDIHEYHRACNAAAHTLQQRFNLWLGQLQPPRMRDTILRQVKESEPVRVIVQTQHALLRRLPWHSWDLFEHNYRHAEIALSTENFDRRPLQPFKGKVRILAILGNSDDIDVEADRKILEHLPGAEAVFLVEPTRQQFNEALWDERGWQILFFAGHSASDGTGEIGHLQINRTEQLTIPDLRHALRHAIDRGLQLAMFNSCDGLGLAHNLADLHLPQMIVMREPVPDRVAQEFLKYFLTAFSRGSALSVAMRQAREQLQGLEGHYPCATWLPILCQNPTVEIPLTWPRRLSGRTLGYLAAGAAGIAILAGLTFCGKPFPVVQNKPPTLIIPPTPLAQDLDRRFSLGERVLVTANQTSEKLAATEAFGKQDYATTIAKLKLSLQAEHNDPEALIYLNNAQAAERGKYYRVAVTTPIGGNRGVALEILRGVAQAQDEVNRRGGLDGHLLQVQIVNDDNNPALAAQAIAPRLIEDPAILAVIGHNASEVSLQAAPVYQKGGLVMMSPTSGAKELSGLGDYIFRTVPSVKIDAANLSRYALKTARKTKFAACVDSLSPYSTSIQQEFFEAVLQDGGLVSKVPCDLSDPTFNPETFLSQAIADGADGLLLTPSVERVNQGIELAKRAKGRMALFGGSTIYMFQTLNLCRADCNGMVLAIVWHPSDAPSQSYVTQATKLWGGAGNWRTAMAYDATMAIVKALETSSTRIQLQRALRDPNFVTTGASGRIQFLPSGDRKREPGVGILVQIRPDPKSPIGYNFVPIQP